A genome region from Chlorobaculum tepidum TLS includes the following:
- a CDS encoding NADP-dependent isocitrate dehydrogenase: MASKSTIIYTKTDEAPALATYSLLPIIQAFTRGTGVDVEMRDISLAGRIIANFPENLTEAQRIPDYLSQLGELVLAPEANIIKLPNISASIPQLKAAIKELQEHGYNVPDYPEAPSNDEEKAIQARYAKVLGSAVNPVLREGNSDRRAPLSVKAYAKKHPHRMAAWSVNSKAHVSYMTDGDFYGSEQSVTVPAATTVRIEYVNGANEVTVLKEKTALLAGEVIDTSVMNVRKLREFYAEQIEDAKSQGVLFSLHLKATMMKISDPVMFGHAVSVFYKDVFDKHGALLAELGVNVNNGLGDLYAKIQTLPEDKRAEIEADIMAVYKTRPELAMVDSDKGITNLHVPNDIIIDASMPVVVRDGGKMWGPDGQLHDCKAVIPDRCYATMYGEIVDDCRKNGAFDPSTIGSVPNVGLMAQKAEEYGSHDKTFIAPGDGVIRVVDADGSVLMSQKVETGDIFRMCQTKDAPIRDWVKLAVRRAKATGAPAVFWLDSNRAHDAQIIAKVNEYLKDLDTDGVEIKIMPPVEAMRFTLGRFRAGQDTISVTGNVLRDYLTDLFPIIELGTSSKMLSIVPLLNGGGLFETGAGGSAPKHVQQFQKEGYLRWDSLGEFLALTASLEHLAQTFGNPKAQVLADTLDQAIGKFLENQKSPARKVGQIDNRGSHFYLALYWAEALASQDADAEMKARFAGVAQALAEKEELINAELIAAQGSPVDIGGYYQPDDEKTTRAMRPSGTLNAIINAM; encoded by the coding sequence ATGGCAAGCAAATCAACCATCATTTACACCAAGACCGACGAGGCTCCGGCTTTGGCGACCTACTCGCTGCTTCCGATCATCCAGGCCTTCACCCGCGGCACCGGCGTTGATGTCGAGATGAGGGACATCTCCCTTGCCGGCAGGATCATTGCCAACTTCCCGGAGAATCTTACCGAGGCCCAGAGGATTCCCGACTACCTTAGCCAGCTCGGTGAACTCGTGCTCGCGCCTGAGGCCAACATCATCAAGCTTCCGAATATCAGCGCTTCGATTCCCCAGCTGAAAGCCGCCATCAAGGAGCTTCAGGAGCACGGCTACAACGTGCCTGACTATCCCGAAGCCCCGTCGAATGACGAAGAAAAAGCGATTCAGGCCCGTTATGCCAAGGTGCTTGGCAGCGCCGTGAACCCGGTGCTTCGCGAGGGTAACTCCGACCGCCGTGCTCCGCTCTCCGTCAAAGCCTACGCCAAGAAGCATCCACACCGCATGGCTGCATGGAGCGTCAATTCGAAAGCGCACGTTTCGTATATGACCGATGGCGACTTCTACGGCAGCGAGCAGTCCGTAACCGTGCCTGCCGCCACCACCGTTCGTATCGAATATGTTAACGGCGCCAACGAGGTGACCGTGCTGAAAGAGAAAACCGCACTGCTCGCCGGTGAAGTGATCGACACGTCAGTTATGAACGTGCGCAAGCTCCGCGAGTTCTACGCCGAGCAGATCGAGGATGCCAAATCGCAGGGCGTGCTTTTTTCGCTGCACCTGAAGGCTACCATGATGAAGATTTCCGATCCGGTCATGTTCGGCCACGCCGTGTCGGTCTTTTACAAGGATGTGTTTGACAAGCATGGCGCATTGCTCGCCGAGCTTGGCGTGAACGTCAACAACGGCCTCGGCGATCTCTACGCCAAAATCCAGACCCTACCGGAAGACAAACGTGCCGAGATCGAGGCTGACATCATGGCGGTCTACAAGACCCGTCCCGAGCTGGCGATGGTCGATTCCGACAAGGGCATCACCAACCTGCACGTGCCAAACGACATCATCATCGATGCTTCCATGCCGGTCGTTGTGCGCGACGGTGGCAAGATGTGGGGCCCCGACGGTCAGCTTCACGACTGCAAAGCTGTGATTCCGGATCGCTGCTACGCTACCATGTACGGCGAAATCGTGGACGACTGCCGCAAGAACGGCGCGTTCGATCCTTCCACTATCGGCAGCGTGCCGAACGTGGGCTTGATGGCGCAGAAGGCTGAAGAGTACGGTTCGCACGACAAGACCTTCATCGCGCCTGGTGACGGCGTGATCCGCGTGGTCGATGCCGATGGTTCAGTGCTCATGTCGCAGAAGGTCGAGACCGGCGACATCTTTAGGATGTGCCAGACCAAGGATGCTCCGATTCGCGACTGGGTGAAGCTGGCTGTCCGCCGCGCCAAAGCTACCGGTGCTCCGGCAGTCTTCTGGCTCGACAGCAACCGCGCTCATGATGCGCAGATCATCGCCAAGGTGAACGAGTATCTCAAAGACCTCGACACCGACGGCGTCGAGATCAAGATCATGCCTCCGGTCGAAGCCATGCGCTTCACCCTCGGCCGTTTCCGTGCCGGACAGGACACCATTTCGGTGACTGGCAACGTGCTTCGTGACTACCTGACCGACCTGTTCCCGATCATCGAGCTCGGCACCAGCTCCAAGATGCTTTCGATTGTTCCGCTGCTCAACGGTGGTGGCCTGTTTGAAACCGGTGCAGGCGGTTCGGCTCCCAAGCATGTGCAGCAGTTCCAGAAAGAGGGCTACCTCCGCTGGGATTCGCTCGGCGAGTTCTTGGCTCTGACCGCATCGCTGGAGCACCTCGCGCAGACCTTCGGCAACCCGAAAGCGCAGGTGCTGGCCGACACGCTCGACCAGGCGATCGGCAAGTTCCTCGAAAACCAGAAGTCGCCCGCCCGCAAAGTCGGCCAGATCGACAACCGCGGCAGCCACTTCTATCTCGCCCTCTACTGGGCCGAAGCGCTGGCCAGTCAGGACGCCGACGCCGAAATGAAGGCTCGCTTCGCCGGTGTCGCACAGGCGCTCGCCGAGAAAGAGGAGCTCATCAACGCCGAGCTGATCGCCGCGCAGGGTAGCCCGGTCGATATCGGTGGCTACTACCAGCCCGATGACGAGAAGACCACTCGCGCCATGCGCCCGAGCGGCACGCTCAACGCGATCATCAACGCCATGTGA
- a CDS encoding murein L,D-transpeptidase catalytic domain family protein, with translation MHSTALKVALTLLLGSIMLLTVAAAGLRFDSGKVSEEAVNGAKIALADYLAAHPEAPPRALAVIDYSQPSYVKRMAIIDLKTGRQSFYRVAHGKNSGELYARRFSDVPESNMSSLGLFRVGERYLGDHGLALRLDGLDSLRNGNAAKRDIVLHKAGYVSIPFILLNVVTGYGPMIGRSNGCFVVSENDIDEVVQKLAGGGFIYAWATPDDNSRK, from the coding sequence ATGCACAGCACCGCGCTCAAAGTCGCCCTCACCCTCCTCCTCGGCAGTATCATGCTGCTGACAGTCGCCGCTGCGGGCTTGCGCTTCGACTCCGGCAAAGTCAGCGAAGAAGCGGTCAACGGCGCGAAGATCGCACTGGCGGACTATCTCGCTGCGCATCCCGAAGCGCCACCCCGAGCGCTTGCCGTCATCGACTACAGCCAACCTTCGTACGTAAAGCGCATGGCGATCATCGACCTGAAAACCGGTCGGCAGTCGTTCTATCGGGTCGCTCACGGCAAGAATTCCGGCGAGCTGTACGCCCGGCGCTTCTCCGACGTGCCGGAGTCGAACATGAGCAGCCTCGGCCTGTTCCGCGTCGGCGAGCGATACCTCGGCGACCACGGCCTCGCGCTCCGGCTCGACGGCCTCGATTCGCTCCGCAACGGCAACGCCGCCAAGCGCGACATCGTGCTGCACAAAGCCGGATACGTCTCGATTCCGTTCATTCTGCTGAACGTCGTGACCGGCTATGGCCCGATGATCGGCAGAAGCAACGGCTGCTTTGTCGTCTCGGAAAACGACATCGACGAGGTGGTGCAAAAGCTGGCCGGCGGAGGGTTCATCTATGCGTGGGCAACACCAGACGATAACTCCCGGAAATGA
- a CDS encoding type I restriction enzyme HsdR N-terminal domain-containing protein: MIRNPQASHQNFAKPFQRCKPGKHACSHQTDGRILPGSWGKKILEHETRTFLVIPLLLALGWREQQLKIEYGCKRGTIDIACFSKNHDKNTTDDDCIMIIETKTFSSGLDFADKQVEGYAECCKNCKKIVSTNGFCYKVFEFDQNNKLNLIAYLNLLRPSKQYPLDDTVGGALEAITMLLP, from the coding sequence ATGATTCGAAATCCTCAAGCATCTCATCAAAACTTCGCTAAGCCCTTTCAACGCTGTAAACCTGGCAAACACGCTTGTTCGCATCAGACTGATGGCAGAATATTACCGGGATCATGGGGTAAAAAAATTCTTGAACACGAAACGAGAACATTCCTTGTAATTCCGCTACTTCTTGCACTTGGCTGGCGTGAACAGCAGTTAAAAATAGAGTATGGATGCAAACGAGGAACAATCGATATCGCCTGTTTTTCCAAAAATCACGATAAGAATACTACTGATGACGATTGCATCATGATCATTGAAACGAAAACATTTTCGTCTGGACTTGATTTCGCCGATAAGCAAGTTGAAGGATACGCCGAGTGCTGCAAGAATTGTAAAAAAATTGTATCCACAAACGGGTTCTGCTACAAAGTTTTTGAGTTCGATCAAAACAACAAGTTGAATCTAATCGCCTACCTGAACCTGTTGAGGCCATCGAAACAATACCCACTCGACGATACTGTTGGTGGTGCTCTTGAGGCAATAACCATGCTTTTGCCCTGA
- a CDS encoding TIGR00282 family metallophosphoesterase — protein sequence MSAKTANILFIGDVVGNPGLQIVSRMLKGFISKYGVDFVICNGENAHNGKGMSLEALNLMLEAGVDVVTGGNHTWNNFNFFETLKTHERVLRPQNYPKGTYGKGYGVYKLPRGLGNITVLNLQGRTFMSPIDCPFRTADWVIKQTKEQSSLLVVDFHAEATAEKISLAWYLDGRASAVIGTHTHVQTADERIFPKGTAYLTDVGMTGPYQSVIGMQVKSAVDRMLYQTPHKYECATDDVHFSAVLLTLDTETGKAVGIKRIFYPEFESVATQG from the coding sequence ATGTCAGCAAAAACCGCCAATATTCTCTTCATCGGCGACGTCGTCGGCAATCCCGGTCTGCAGATCGTTAGCCGGATGCTCAAAGGATTTATCTCTAAATATGGGGTCGATTTTGTTATTTGCAACGGCGAGAACGCTCACAACGGCAAAGGCATGAGCCTCGAAGCGCTGAACCTGATGCTCGAAGCGGGCGTCGATGTGGTGACCGGAGGCAATCACACCTGGAACAACTTCAATTTCTTCGAGACGCTCAAAACGCACGAGCGGGTGCTCCGCCCGCAGAACTACCCGAAGGGCACCTACGGCAAGGGTTACGGAGTGTACAAACTTCCTCGCGGGCTGGGCAACATCACCGTGCTGAATCTGCAAGGGCGCACCTTCATGTCTCCTATCGACTGCCCGTTTCGCACGGCGGACTGGGTCATCAAGCAGACCAAAGAGCAGTCATCGCTCCTCGTGGTCGATTTTCACGCAGAGGCGACTGCCGAAAAAATTTCGCTCGCCTGGTACCTCGATGGCCGGGCATCGGCGGTGATCGGCACCCATACCCACGTGCAGACCGCCGACGAGCGCATTTTCCCCAAAGGCACGGCCTACCTGACCGACGTCGGCATGACCGGCCCGTACCAGTCGGTGATCGGAATGCAGGTCAAGTCAGCGGTTGACCGGATGCTCTACCAGACTCCCCACAAATACGAATGTGCCACCGATGATGTGCATTTTTCCGCCGTGCTACTCACGCTCGATACGGAGACGGGGAAGGCTGTAGGGATCAAAAGGATTTTCTATCCAGAGTTTGAATCGGTTGCGACGCAGGGTTGA